One Pochonia chlamydosporia 170 chromosome 5, whole genome shotgun sequence DNA segment encodes these proteins:
- a CDS encoding CRAL/TRIO domain-containing protein (similar to Metarhizium acridum CQMa 102 XP_007809288.1): protein MATNGAGAIAEGHLGNLTSEQEALLRKLWQTVFMLYNMFEHTGPIVSDTGSKAESTKQRTGFFGRKTSDAAPPPKQSADVMEALNIITSDPHEQQRLLKQFQQLVAMQSPESIKQFKEGLAAAPPESIQQLRDVLATQSPETLRDFQKILHGQTAQSIRAMVIGAVKHEHPDTLILRFLRARKWDINKALMMMFKAMNWRHTDFHVDEEIMPHGEAGAVEDEKNGDKAAKTLGHDFMKQIRMGKSFLHGTDRHERPICIVRVRLHRASDQCVESIERYTTYLIETARFVLNPPIETACLIFDMTSFTLANMDYVPVKFMIMCFEANYPESLGVVLIHNAPWVFKGIWKIIHGWLDPVIAAKVHFTYGRKDLEEFIAPDQLIKELGGDEDWEYKYEEPIEGENEVMKDTETRDKLRREREDIAQRFEDATKEWILHAEGPKGDEVKAKRDAVAKEVRENYWKLDKYVRAKSLYDRQGYIRGGEEVKWYEANGTKAANGSA, encoded by the exons ATGGCTACCAACGGAGCTGGTGCAATCGCCGAAGGGCATCTCGGCAACCTGACGAGCGAGCAAGAAGCTCTCCTCCGGAAACTGTGGCAAACCGTCTTCATGCTGTACAACATGTTCGAACACACTGGTCCTATTGTCTCCGACACTGGATCCAAGGCAGAGTCTACAAAGCAACGAACTGGTTTCTTTGGACGCAAAACCTCGGACGCCgctccaccaccaaaacaatCGGCTGATGTCATGGAAGCACTAAACATCATCACCTCTGACCCGCATGAGCAACAGCGCCTCTTAAAGCAATTTCAGCAGTTGGTTGCCATGCAAAGCCCAGAGTCCATCAAGCAGTTCAAGGAAGGGTTGGCTGCCGCACCGCCCGAGTCGATTCAGCAGTTGCGCGACGTACTTGCCACTCAGTCCCCAGAAACTCTCCGCGACTTTCAAAAGATTCTGCATGGGCAGACGGCTCAGTCAATTAGGGCCATGGTGATTGGCGCAGTCAAGCACGAACACCCAGATACTCTGATCCTGAGATTCTTGCGGGCTCGTAAATGGGACATTAACAAGGCtctcatgatgatgttcaAGGCTATGAACTGGAGACATACTGACTttcatgttgatgaagaaattaTGCCGCACGGAgaggctggtgctgttgaagacgagaagaatggcgataaggcagccaagacgcTGGGCCATGATTTCATGAAGCAGATTCGAATGGGCAAGAGCTTTTTGCATGGGACTGATAGACACGAACGGCCGATTTGCATTGTTAGAGTTCGGCTTCACAGAGCATCTGACCAATGCGTAGAGAGTATCGAGAGGTATACAACATACCTGATTGAAACGGCACGATTCGTTCTCAACCCGCCTATTGAGACTGCT TGCCTCATATTTGACATGACCAGTTTCACACTCGCAAATATGGACTACGTTCCAGTTAAGTTTATGATCATGTGCTTTGAAGCCAATTATCCCGAGTCCCTTGGAGTTGTCCTGATTCACAACGCGCCATGGGTCTTTAAGG GTATTTGGAAGATCATTCACGGCTGGCTCGACCCCGtcattgctgccaaggttCACTTCACATACGGTCGAAAAGACTTGGAAGAGTTCATCGCACCAGATCAACTTATCAAGGAGCTTGGCGGCGACGAAGATTGGGAGTACAAGTACGAAGAGCCCATTGAAGGTGAAAACGAGGTTATGAAGGATACCGAGACTCGAGATAAGCTTCGGAGAGAACGCGAAGATATTGCACAGCGATTCGAGGACGCCACTAAGGAGTGGATTTTGCACGCCGAGGGACCCAAGGGCGATGAAGTCAAGGCGAAGCGCGATGCGGTGGCTAAGGAGGTTCGCGAGAATTATTGGAAATTGGACAAGTATGTTCGAGCAAAGTCGTTGTATGACCGGCAGGGATACATTCGAGGTGGAGAGGAGGTCAAGTGGTATGAAGCAAATGGGACGAAAGCAGCAAATGGTTCTGCATGA
- a CDS encoding F-box-like domain-containing protein: MDDWDDWDTCCAICGVPWGPFMAEIENAMRSSAKSSPFSTTNLGEGDTHWLHQNNSMGLWSDSSHGSRSESTSDCLLVITNIAWSVFYTRKFFSGEFGSVTLMELDLDGEEPEYISDIYYGQGMVTYPSFTRQGLVVFPFHDACFDLLSRVITSQTESPLDEEILYAAFVELGNGDKPWILNLDYGDPAPKGNPKTFGLYPQDPTVHHDWWKNYGHEELLKNHAKKVDLSAYLVPRPTLHAETSKTHHALHDPFYGLPVEIREHILELLDFRGLLAVRAASYAMRSVVPSNALWRKSFSANMPWLYEMEDLLRRGNEHQSFDLCLSMEELERRSSYHDGIDGLDLILANRRRVWSR, encoded by the exons ATGGATGACTGGGATGACTGGGATACCTGCTGTGCGATATGTGGCGTGCCATGGGGCCCTTTCATGGCCGAAATTGAGAATGCTATGCGCAGTTCAGCAAAGT CCTCGCCTTTTAGTACAACAAATCTGGGCGAGGGCGATACGCATTGGCTACACCAGAACAATTCCATGGGCTTATGGTCTGATTCGTCCCATGGCAGCAGGTCAGAATCCACGTCAGACTGTCTGCTCGTCATAACTAACATTGCGTGGAGTGTTTTCTACACTAGAAAATTCTTTTCAGGAGAATTC GGGTCCGTGACTCTAATGGAGTTGGATTTGGACGGTG AAGAGCCCGAGTATATTAGCGACATTTACTACGGACAAGGCATGGTAAC ATATCCTTCCTTTACGAGACAGGGACTTGTCGTATTTCCATTCCATGACGCGTGTTTTGATCTTCTTTCTCGAGTCATTACAAGTCAAACCGAATCGCCACTGGACGAAGAGATTCTCTATGCCGCTTTCGTCGAATTGGGAAACGGAGACAAGCCTTGGATTTTAAACTTGGACTATGGGGACCCGGCTCCGAAAGGCAATCCAAAGACATTTGGTCTCTATCCCCAAGACCCGACAGTTCATCACGACTGGTGGAAGAATTACGGCCACGAG GAGCTGCTCAAAAACCATGCCAAGAAAGTTGATCTATCTGCGTATCTGGTTCCACGACCCACACTCCATGCCGAAACATCCAAGACTCATCACGCCCTACATGATCCATTCTACGGCTTGCCTGTTGAGATTCGAGAGCATATTCTTGAACTGCTAGATTTTCGAGGCTTATTAGCCGTCAGAGCTGCGTCCTACGCAATGAGGAGTGTCGTCCCCTCAAATGCGCTCTGGAGGAAGAGCTTTTCGGCCAACATGCCTTGGCTCTATGAGATGGAGGATCTTCTACGTCGAGGTAATGAGCACCAAAGTTTCGATTTATGTCTATCgatggaagagttggagagAAGGTCATCATACCACGACGGCATTGACGGCTTAGACTTGATTCTCGCAAACCGCCGACGAGTGTGGTCG AGATGA
- a CDS encoding general amino-acid permease GAP1 (similar to Cordyceps militaris CM01 XP_006673386.1): protein MASQRDDKLHELDSPKTRAASVAEGQLYSMWELQYARHSPTRFERFIDSFKPYETSESLVSGDHLSQYSSATTLSRDNPDPYYYDLRAAAIESANAKVARRLKGRHLQMIAIGGAVGSGLFVASGLALQTGGPASLLIAFSTIGVMLYCTSQALGELAVIFPIVGSFSSYATRFIDPSWGFAMGWIYAIQWLIVLPLELIAATLTIRYWTDQVPGAVFVTIFLAITLLINLTGVKGYGEAESTFSVIKVIAIVGFILLGIVLNCGGTPDRGYIGGEYWHDPGAFNNGFKGLCSVFVTAAFAFGGTELVGLAAAETTNPRKSIPTAMKQVFWRITLFYVVALTLVGLLVPYNDPRLDGANSVDANASPFVIAIEEAGIQVLPSVMNVVVLIAVLSVGNSAVFAASRTVMAMAKLNHAPRIFGYIDRKGRPLVAIGVTAVFGLLAYLIDLRTQGSVFDWLVAISGLATIFIWFSICLCHIRFRRAWASRGRSLNSIPFTSQVGVVGSYFGCLLNLLVLIAQFWVGAFPIGWETMGATKIVQNFFQKFMSMPIIILLYLGHKVFYNTHYVKVREMDVDTGRRHLNLPILVEQEDEQRASWPKWKKLYKFFC from the exons ATGGCATCGCAACGAGACGATAAGCTGCACGAACTCGACAGCCCCAAGACCAGAGCAGCATCCGTTGCAGAAGGACAGTTATACAGCATGTGGGAGCTCCAATACGCGCGCCATTCGCCGACCCGCTTCGAACGTTTTATAGATAGCTTCAAACCATACGAAACTAGTGAAAGCTTGGTCTCGGGCGATCATCTCAGCCAGTATAGCAGCGCAACGACACTATCGCGCGATAATCCGGACCCTTATTATTACGATCTGCGTGCGGCAGCCATCGAGTCGGCCAATGCAAAGGTTGCGCGAAGGCTCAAGGGCAGGCATTTACAGATGATTGCCATCGGCGGCGCCGTAGGATCTGGCTTGTTCGTGGCATCCGGACTGGCTTTGCAAACGGGAGGCCCTGCCTCTCTGCTCATAGCCTTTTCCACCATTGGCGTTATGCTTTATTGTACAAGCCAGGCTCTGGGCGAGCTGGCTGTCATCTTTCCCATTGTTGGATCGTTTTCTTCCTATGCGACCAGATTCATAGATCCCTCATGGGGATTTGCCATGGGCTGGAT CTATGCGATACAATGGCTCATCGTTCTACCGTTGGAGCTTATTGCGGCCACACTCACAATCCGGTACTGGACAGACCAGGTGCCCGGTGCTGTGTTTGTCACCATCTTCCTGGCAATTACGTTGCTTATCAACCTTACCGGCGTTAAGGGGTACGGCGAGGCTGAATCAACGTTTTCGGTTATCAAGGTTATTGCAATTGTCGGATTCAT CCTTCTCGGAATCGTCCTCAACTGCGGAGGCACACCAGATCGCGGATACATTGGCGGCGAGTACTGGCATGATCCCGGTGCCTTTAACAACGGATTCAAGGGCCTGTGTAGTGTCTTTGTCACCGCGGCATTTGCCTTTGGCGGGACGGAACTCGTTGGCCTGGCTGCCGCAGAAACGACGAACCCACGCAAGTCTATTCCTACAGCCATGAAACAGGTTTTCTGGCGAATTACGCTCTTCTACGTTGTTGCCCTTACCCTCGTGGGGTTGTTAGTCCCGTACAACGACCCTCGACTGGACGGTGCGAACAGCGTGGACGCAAACGCCTCACCCTTTGTTATTGCCATTGAGGAGGCGGGCATACAGGTTCTCCCATCTGTCATGAACGTGGTTGTTCTCATTGCCGTCTTGTCCGTGGGAAACTCGGCCGTCTTTGCCGCCTCCAGAACggtcatggccatggcaaagCTCAACCACGCACCTCGAATCTTTGGATACATTGATCGAAAAGGTCGGCCGCTGGTGGCAATTGGCGTGACGGCAGTGTTTGGTCTCCTCGCCTACCTCATCGACCTCCGGACCCAGGGGAGCGTGTTTGACTGGCTTGTGGCCATCTCTGGGCTCGCAACGATATTCATCTGGTTCTCCATTTGTCTTTGCCATATCCGCTTCCGCCGTGCCTGGGCCTCGCGTGGTCGAAGCCTCAACAGCATACCCTTCACCTCCcaggttggtgttgttggctcgTACTTTGGTTGtctgctcaacttgcttGTGCTTATTGCGCAGTTTTGGGTTGGCGCCTTTCCCATCGGCTGGGAGACCATGGGGGCGACAAAGATTGTGCAGAACTTCTTCCAAAAATTTATGAGcatgcccatcatcattCTCTTGTATCTTGGACACAAGGTCTTTTACAATACGCATTACGTCAAGGTTCGGGAAATGGACGTTGACACGGGGCGACGGCATCTGAACTTGCCAATATTGGtggagcaagaagatgagcAACGGGCGTCGTGGCCAAAATGGAAGAAGCTTTACAAGTTTTTTTGTTAG
- a CDS encoding metallopeptidase (similar to Pyrenophora tritici-repentis Pt-1C-BFP XP_001941032.1) translates to MTSMIVLDDIHDNEVVHQRCLLLTGRCKSAVGDECHIKVVAKDTSGRVTFPEQRWPMAHGVFKALAMLTPGDNVLHITSGQNSAHSVEICIQYVPLLQTPPLHLAIMVAKDSPLMVDCPPRKFGAISSAHSNLDAAIAKLRVTAYMWQALTAEEMRSNGLGRRSFRLEDEWSPDTTSRAFTNETAMNSTAKIHLIRTEKTVAELRDAQLAQQNPNASRSNELHEVFTEALLEHGAPFTQDARPVVAGMILDSHYDTKNRLIVAHAALGGHNSDGLSLGIFGSHLTYSWPRFMEEIPDCLLDMASPGDCVGNDNGECVSMWEACSVGQGAFLHEVGHAFSAPHTTGIMSRGYSQDWPKGFLSKTAYCQYNTTEGISPVTPDTPNDCHWDIRDLLRFRNLIHFRLPSDVDLGDASPRYELHDDEDFLRVVVTSEAGMARVMLNGTLEASPSVKDPATSIQFTLDELETRFDRDQPLELEVVAMNGKHRTWDMWKLFSDTTYIRIPGTGIRLTKKSVAGDNSQSDDWSWVVMLKKRGRDGSIVSASKVDIRVGCGLDGAIVYYKDGTSIPCGPRGKHGQDPHMGGHQAKKLAIPRGVDIAKVAVSKHGGWDLNGLRLVLSNGRAMGALNKGQGGSVEVLVPEDGHRIVGFYGTSGQYGMCKEFGIVTAPVDIKIPDSAYDLPELQNNPEGGSGRASKRRRQDSDTEDDETETSEDDDDGYDNDSDADDI, encoded by the exons ATGACTTCAATGATCGTTCTTGACGATATTCACGACAATGAGGTTGTGCACCAGCGATGTCTCCTCCTCACGGGGCGATGCAAAAGCGCCGTAGGCGATGAATGCCATATCAAAGTCGTCGCCAAAGACACCAGCGGACGAGTCACATTCCCCGAACAGCGTTGGCCCATGGCTCACGGCGTGTTCAAGGCATTGGCTATGTTGACACCAGGCGACAATGTTCTTCATATCACGTCAGGGCAGAATTCAGCCCACTCGGTCGAA ATTTGTATCCAATATGTTCCACTGCTCCAAACGCCCCCTCTACAtctcgccatcatggtgGCCAAAGACTCTCCCCTCATGGTTGACTGCCCGCCTCGCAAGTTTGGCGCGATATCCAGCGCCCACTCCAACTTGGATGCGGCCATTGCGAAGCTTCGCGTAACGGCTTACATGTGGCAAGCCCTCACGGCAGAAGAGATGAGATCCAACGGGCTCGGGAGAAGGTCATTTCGTCTTGAGGATGAGTGGTCACCCGATACCACGAGCCGCGCCTTTACAAATGAGACTGCCATGAACTCTACAGCCAAAATCCACCTCATTCGTACCGAGAAGACTGTAGCCGAGCTCAGGGACGCCCAACTGGCCCAGCAGAACCCGAATGCCAGCCGAAGCAATGAGCTGCACGAAGTCTTTACCGAAGCTCTCCTTGAGCACGGGGCTCCGTTTACCCAAGACGCTAGGCCCGTCGTTGCCGGCATGATACTTGACTCGCATTACGACACCAAGAACAGGTTGATTGTGGCTCATGCCGCTCTAGGCGGTCACAATAGTGACGGTCTTTCACTGGGCATATTTGGCAGTCATTTGACATATTCGTGGCCCCGGTTCATGGAGGAGATCCCCGACTGCCTCTTAGACATGGCATCACCAGGCGATTGTGTAGGAAACGACAATGGCGAGTGTGTATCCATGTGGGAAGCCTGTTCTGTTGGACAAGGAGCCTTCTTGCACGAAGTTGGTCATGCTTTCTCTGCACCACACACAACCGGCATCATGAGCAGAGGATACTCCCAGGATTGGCCAAAAGGCTTCCTCTCAAAGACGGCGTACTGCCAGTACAACACGACTGAGGGTATATCTCCGGTCACTCCCGACACGCCCAACGACTGCCACTGGGATATCAGAGACTTGCTCCGGTTTCGCAATCTCATCCATTTCCGCCTCCCTTCTGATGTCGACCTGGGAGATGCCTCGCCTCGCTATGAACTtcacgacgacgaagacttTCTTCGCGTTGTCGTCACTTCTGAAGCTGGAATGGCCCGAGTCATGCTCAATGGGACCCTTGAAGCCAGTCCGTCCGTGAAAGACCCAGCCACGTCCATCCAGTTTACCTTGGACGAATTGGAGACCCGGTTTGATCGCGACCAGCCCTTGGAACTCGAGGTTGTTGCCATGAATGGAAAACATCGGACCTGGGACATGTGGAAATTATTCTCCGACACAACGTACATTCGCATCCCTGGTACTGGAATCCGCCTCACGAAGAAGAGTGTCGCTGGTGACAACAGCCAAAGTGATGACTGGTCGTGGGTGGTcatgctgaagaagagaggTCGAGATGGATCCATTGTTTCCGCATCCAAGGTCGACATCCGGGTCGGCTGCGGCCTCGACGGCGCCATTGTGTACTACAAAGACGGCACGAGTATCCCCTGTGGTCCTCGAGGCAAGCATGGTCAGGATCCTCACATGGGCGGCCATCAGGCGAAGAAGCTTGCGATTCCCAGAGGCGTGgacattgccaaagtcgcGGTTTCGAAGCATGGCGGCTGGGATCTGAACGGTTTGAGGTTGGTGCTGTCAAACGGTAGAGCCATGGGCGCACTGAATAAGGGACAGGGAGGTTCTGTGGAAGTACTTG TCCCTGAGGATGGTCATAGAATCGTCGGATTCTACGGCACTAGTGGTCAATACGGGATGTGCAAAGAGTTTGGCATTGTGACAGCGCCGGTTGATATCAAGATTCCGGATTCGGCCTACGACTTGCCCGAGTTGCAGAATAATCCCGAAGGGGGTTCGGGTCGAGCCTCCAAGCGCAGGAGACAAGAC TCCGATACGGAAGATGATGAAACCGAAACTTcagaggatgacgacgatggttACGACAACGActctgatgctgatgacaTTTAG
- a CDS encoding GABA permease (similar to Coccidioides immitis RS XP_001244747.1), whose protein sequence is MGAEPAHELGNMASAKAMASSPVADEVSDSDYADNQQLARLGKKPVLKRNFGFMSILGFSCTILITWEATLVLSTPGLANGGSAGVIYGYIIVWLGNISVFTTLSELVSMAPTSGGQYHWAAMLAPRSCAKFISYITGWLTVGGWQGSVASSGFLTGNMLKGMITMTATYYEYEPKAWHGTLLYWAVIFFAVFINTIVSSALPKFEGLILILHVLGFFAILIPLIVLSPHGDASTIFTSFQNTGNWPTQGLSFMVGMIGNVFAFVGTDAAFHMAEETHNPSIVVPKSILISMLINGTTGFAMTLAVLFCMGEDLDSLLGSVTGFPHMQIFLNSTKSISGATTMAAIITALGICATVGMLASTSRVFWSFARDRGLPFWRTMSKVDARTTVPLYAIAVTTVISCLLALIQLGSVTAFNSIVSISVSGLYSSYLIVAVLLLYRRCTSGFKMPDPSELPALANTSGTELVWGPWHVPGALGIANNVFTCIYLVVIWFFSFWPPALPVTPDNMNYAPLMTGAMVLFSIVYYFAYANKEYEGPIVEVEI, encoded by the exons ATGGGCGCCGAACCAGCTCACGAACTCGGCAACATGGCCTcggccaaggccatggcctcCTCCCCAGTTGCAGATGAAGTTTCAGACAGCGACTACGCCGACAATCAGCAATTGGCGCGCCTGGGCAAGAAACCCGTCCTCAAG CGCAACTttggcttcatgtccatTCTGGGCTTCAGCTGCACCATCCTCATCACATGGGAGGCAACGCTCGTCCTGTCAACGCCCGGACTCGCCAACGGCGGCTCAGCGGGTGTCATCTACGGCTACATCATCGTCTGGCTCGGCAACATCTCCGTCTTCACCACGCTCTCCGAACTTGTGTCCATGGCACCCACCTCCGGCGGCCAGTACCACTGGGCGGCCATGCTGGCGCCGCGCTCGTGCGCCAAGTTCATCAGCTACATTACCGGATGGCTCACCGTCGGCGGTTGGCAGGGCTCCGTAGCCTCGAGCGGCTTCTTGACGGGAAACATGCTCAAGGGCATGATCACCATGACGGCAACTTACTACGAGTACGAGCCCAAGGCGTGGCACGGCACCCTCCTCTACTGGGCGGTCATTTTCTTCGCCGTCTTTATCAACACGATTGTTTCGTCGGCGCTGCCCAAGTTTGAGGGCCTGATTCTGATTCTCCATGTTTTGGGAttcttcgccatcttgaTTCCTCTCATCGTCCTGTCTCCCCACGGGGATGCGTCCACCATTTTTACCAGTTTCCAGAACACGGGCAACTGGCCGACGCAGGGGCTGTCCTTCATGGTCGGCATGATTGGCAatgtctttgcctttgttggtACGGATGCCGCGTTCCACATGGCCGAGGAGACGCACAACCCGTCCATCGTGGTCCCCAAGtccatcctcatcagcatgCTCATCAACGGAACGACGGGTTTCGCCATGACGCTCGCTGTGCTGTTCTGCATGGGTGAGGATCTCGATTCGCTTTTAGGGTCTGTAACTGGCTTCCCGCACATGCAGATCTTCCTCAACTCGACCAAGAGCATCTCCGGCGCAACCAccatggcggccatcatcaccgccctCGGTATCTGCGCAACTGTCGGCATGCTGGCGTCCACATCGCGAGTATTCTGGTCATTCGCCCGTGACCGCGGTCTTCCCTTCTGGCgcaccatgtccaaagtCGACGCCCGCACCACGGTGCCTCTCTACGCCATTGCCGTCACGACCGTCATTTCctgcctcctcgccctcatccAGCTCGGCTCCGTCaccgccttcaacagcatcgtctccatctccgtcTCTGGCCTGTACTCGTCCTACCTCATTGTCGCTGTTCTCCTCCTCTACCGCCGCTGCACCTCTGGTTTCAAGATGCCCGACCCTTCAGAGCTGCCTGCTCTCGCCAACACCTCTGGCACCGAGCTTGTTTGGGGACCTTGGCACGTACCCGGCGCTCTGGGTATCGCCAACAACGTCTTTACTTGCATATACCTGGTTGTGATTTGGTTCTTTAGCTTTTGGCCTCCTGCTCTGCCCGTCACTCCCGACAACATGAACTACGCGCCCCTCATGACAGGTGCCATGGTCTTGTTCAGTATTGTCTACTACTTTGCGTATGCCAACAAGGAGTACGAGGGACCCATCGTCGAGGTTGAGATTTAA
- a CDS encoding fungal specific transcription factor domain-containing protein, which translates to MSSNAVTHAADERSNVTGELESASAARSWVCIVSEMVSLEFPFPLFIPNLSEHLTNQLAQQSGLQSGSSVLPDGQDSDLTQAGHKRLRTTAACVRCRTKKLKCDAQKPACTLCSKKGHQCEYISTKRRGSKLLPGGSLSTDRRQFAPQTDESYGRASNGPSSVSPPQHEVDAEMRDGPGLDTPSQANSARPNEATGSQSTRHVPQGSLSGTSQDPGETPDSQHREPYEPPSGRYVLPYLDSFLENIHPISCNNFLHPGSLCAGIDRAPPLLLLAICGSSAKFMPGDNSRQKGSIWIDEAKSIIMRNMGGSSTLTISAIQFLALHEMHNGNYTSAWNLVGVAIRMTLDLRLYETDASTSFLQQECRRRLMWAVFVSDLLFDNDQLEIDMELLLDVPLPCNLWNFTQGIPCKTLTLRQLQRRVDDVATQQSSNHCAFLISILVLRRKILRYIRSIHAAMDVPWMDGSLFAALRNDLYTWKSNLPKNYAFNERHMYMFRVSRHLDIFMMIHAYYHQCCILLFGIFLPDSLEPNLEQVAAQAPPQFLQDCAEEFLLHAKDMSHLIQRVFNVEPEHLFRDPWFSVCIWDGTCALLAAIPWQEDDAESRADAAELLKANLQALQNTMPKMPLAEQIYHHCCAAIRHHGLEEAVGIPLSTPPPSLSGDNATPLHLERFYRRYLFFSTTKTQEAPEWDELLAASGTNVVENDDAETPRRSSIRLSNARLKPMAFNSPMGIPPFNPANAPQGDMTPFWTPDDLQWWQLQSPYVDPSGFAGAMGTDIRHVPL; encoded by the exons ATGTCTTCAAAT GCTGTGACACATGCCGCCGACGAAAG GTCAAATGTGACGGGAGAGCTGGAGTCTGCGAGCGCTGCGAGAAGCTGGGTCTGCATTGTCTCAGAGATGGTGAGCCTCGAGTTTCCATTTCCCCTTTTCATCCCCAACTTGAGCGAGCATCTAACTAACCAACTCGCCCAACAATCAGGCCTTCAATCTGGATCGTCCGTACTACCGGATGGCCAGGATTCCGATCTAACTCAGGCTGGACACAAGAGGTTACGCACCACGGCAGCTTGTGTCCGCTGTCGCACTAAAAAGCTCAAATGCGATGCCCAGAAACCTGCCTGTACACTGTGCTCGAAAAAGGGCCACCAATGCGAATACATCAGCACAAAGCGACGGGGCTCCAAGCTCTTACCAGGAGGCTCTCTTTCAACTGACCGACGACAATTTGCCCCCCAGACTGATGAATCTTACGGAAGagccagcaatggcccaTCAAGCGTCTCGCCACCACAGCACGAGGTAGATGCCGAAATGCGCGATGGACCGGGTCTCGACACGCCCTCACAAGCAAACAGTGCCAGACCAAATGAAGCCACTGGAAGCCAGTCTACTCGCCATGTACCGCAGGGGAGTCTTTCGGGGACATCACAAGATCCAGGGGAGACGCCGGATTCACAACACAGGGAGCCGTACGAACCGCCTTCAGGTCGATACGTGCTACCTTACCTGGACTCTTTTCTGGAAAACATTCATCCCATCAGCTGCAACAACTTTTTGCATCCTGGATCTTTATGTGCCGGCATCGACCGCGCCCCGCCATTATTATTGCTTGCGATATGCGGCTCGTCGGCCAAGTTCATGCCCGGCGACAACAGCCGCCAAAAGGGTTCGATTTGGATCGACGAAGCCAAGTCGATAATCATGAGAAACATGGGCGGAAGCTCCACGCTGACTATTTCTGCTATTCAGTTTCTGGCACTCCACGAGATGCACAATGGAAACTACACCTCTGCCTGGAACCTTGTTG GAGTTGCCATTCGCATGACATTGGATTTGCGACTCTACGAAACTGATGCTTCTACCTCGTTTCTACAGCAAGAATGCCGACGCCGACTGATGTGGGCAGTCTTTGTGTCAGATTTGTTGTTTGACAATGATCAACTCGAAATCGACATGGAACTCCTACTGGACGTCCCCCTTCCATGCAATCTCTGGAACTTCACCCAAGGCATACCTTGCAAGACGCTTACTTTGCGACAATTGCAGCGCAGAGTGGACGATGTGGCCACGCAGCAGTCATCCAACCATTGCGCGTTTCTCATCAGCATTCTTGTCCTTCGGCGCAAGATTCTTAG ATACATTCGATCCATTCATGCTGCGATGGACGTTCCCTGGATGGACGGATCCCTGTTTGCTGCCCTGCGGAATGACTTGTATACCTGGAAGAGCAACCTGCCCAAGAACTACGCCTTCAACGAGCGCCACATGTACATGTTCCGTGTCAGCCGTCATTTGGACATCTTCATGATGATCCATGCCTACTATCACCAGTGCTGCATATTGCTCTTTGGCATATTCCTCCCTGATAGCCTGGAGCCAAACTTGGAGCAAGTTGCCGCGCAGGCACCGCCCCAATTCCTGCAAGATTGCGCCGAGGAGTTCCTTCTGCATGCAAAAGACATGTCACACCTGATCCAGCGggtcttcaatgtcgagCCGGAGCACTTGTTTCGCGACCCGTGGTTCAGTGTTTGCATATGGGATGGCACTTGTGCATTGCTAGCGGCTATTCCGTGGCAAGAGGACGACGCGGAGAGTAGAGCTGACGCAGCGGAACTGTTAAAGGCGAATTTACAGGCTCTTCAGAATACGATGCCCAAGATGCCACTGGCTGAACAAATT TATCATCACTGCTGTGCAGCTATACGACACCATGGATTGGAAGAAGCCGTAGGTATACCGCTATCTACACCGCCACCCAG TCTAAGCGGCGACAACGCGACGCCATTGCACTTGGAACGATTTTACCGACGATATCTGTTCTtttccaccaccaagactcAGGAGGCCCCGGAATGGGACGAGCTCTTGGCAGCAAGCGGCACAAACGtggttgaaaatgacgacgCCGAGACACCTCGCCGATCCTCCATTCGACTGAGCAACGCCCGGCTCAAACCGATGGCATTCAACTCGCCGATGGGAATTCCGCCGTTCAACCCTGCCAATGCGCCACAGGGGGACATGACGCCATTTTGGACACCGGATGACTTGCAGTGGTGGCAGTTGCAAAGTCCATATGTTGATCCGAGTGGGTTTGCTGGTGCCATGGGCACAGATATCAGACACGTGCCGCTGTAA